In Ischnura elegans chromosome 3, ioIscEleg1.1, whole genome shotgun sequence, the sequence ttagttcttttgctaactttgtcatttttttccgggcgtccaccagattataatgggatcaaagtgagtaaaaaatcgctcttaaatccattgagataatgcaaaaactcaggtcacttattaatcgcatatacttaTCCAAAGAATtagaaaacgttctagaattgacaagagcttcttattttcttcttattctcgcagaatttcgaaaaaaattcaaagcgggcaatttccgccaaatttgttcaactttgaggctatgtattttatataaaaaattagcctaagaaaaatattttgcgtcaaaaaatgcactaatgtgttggcaacaactgtgcaaagtttcaacttccatactcaaaaaaaccatttttgaggttttgtccagcttttttcgatttcagcccactgtgggacggttcaaattatattttatagcaatcagtcaattgctttttggagaattagcaaccaattgctcgaactttaatacccctccccagaaTGTTCTCAAGTAGTTAAATTATGATTGTACTGAcacttttttaattgttttaataaattttgggtaacatcatagagtaagtttATATTCTTACTcaatggtaacatttacttcggagggagtaaagcgttgcgtggataattttatatttcctggaaatttggttaacttaattatgactttagtcttcttgtgagtaatcctcatgccatattcatcacatctcttgtctaatgcatccactatactcttcagccctctcgctgactggctaatcaacgcctgatcgtccgtgaaccttactgattttacatcattcctcccactttgactccagttcccacctcatcccacgcttctcttgccatcacctcagcatatactccagaaaacaatggagatagtgaacagtcttgccttacttctcgggcaaagcttgccctcccagtttctccgtccgctaccttcacttgcgcagtattgaccaaatgaagattacaaatgagtcgcctatccctccaattgacgcctattttcttgagaatatccataattatgtccagtccactctatgaaatacttttcctCAAATACTTACATATACTTCAGCAGAATTCACGGTGAAAGATGGTACATCATCCTTCTCTACTTCACCACCAGCAAGGTTGACATTGACATCCACCTCTTCCAGATCGTTAACATCTTGCCCACAAACCTAAATAAAATTCgatcaaataattattagaaatattaacCTCGATTTTTTTATAGATGAAACTTCAAAATCATGCAACCATTTTCCGTTTTCAAcagataaaaatagtgaaatcgCCAGAACACATAAAGAGTAGAAAATGGGTATGGATAAAGATCTACCGATGGGGATAGATAAGTAAAAATGTTCTCAGATATTTATGCATTGAAGAAGTTATGTTAAGGTCCGCAGGATTAGCGGAGAAAACTTCTCCGTCTTCAACTGTAGCTTTGAACTGCACATTAGCATGAATGGTATTTGTTTTCCTTCAACGAGTGCATCGAGGAACTGGTGTGCTGTTGGAATCTTGCGAGTCAGGCTCAAGGTAAGCCTTGTAATTTTCTCGCACTCTAACCCTCGGCATGTTGATTGAATTTCGCAAGGCAGTGGGCTATTCATGTAACAGTTGGCTTTTTCATGCATTCACGTTTTGTTTCACGATATCCGAGCGCCAGATCACACAAGAACAAAGTCCGATATTCATATGTTGAACCACTTACGTGGGTAATTTCGCCGCCATTGCTTTTTCTGAGAGACCCAtccctgagagaaaattttacaataaggcatgtgtgtgtatgtgtgtgtgtgcctCATGCAATGCTATGTTCTAACTTCCAACTGAAGATATGACCTTTGCCAGGCAGATACATGGTACAAGAGATTATTCCTACAGCTCCCTAGACTATCCTCAAGGTCGTTTCAGCATCAACCTCAAAGGTACCGGACTCAGGGTTCATAGCAGTATAGGACGTGGATCAGGAGCAGCTGTTCATGTCAGCAGGAAAGACGTGAGTGCATGGCTCTTCACTTTTCTTCATCCCATATGGTGCCAACCATCAGCCTGGGGGATATGTGCAAAGAGTATATTTGGctgcagtggcacagtgagggggggtttgagggataaaatccccccccagGCCTCAGAGAAGTTTcaatccattatacttaattggattgatattactaatagaatggtgaaaggattgataaaatatcccacagaaagccgtaaaactcaccattttgatcaatttttcttaaaatttagcaatttattaacctctcaCCTACCACTTAtactgatgggtattccataccccacactcTCTGGTATTAGTGGCATCTAaaccccttaattcctagctgcatcaCTGTTGGACTGATCTATGGGCTGGTTTTTTTTTGCACCCAAGCCTCTTATTTTTTGTGCCTTTGTCTCTATTTTGTAGTACTTTGTCATGCTTCAACACGACATGTAccgcaaaaaatgcattttaggcTCTCTATAAATGTTTAAGTTCAAACTAgcaaatttgccaaaaaagaCCATGTACTCTTGAGCTTACCAGACAAAATAGGCTGGCACTTAAAGGGATAATATTCTACTATTTAATGGTTTGGTGTCAAAGCATTCCTCCTTGGTGATGAATCAAGAGAGCATCAAGAGAACTTTAAGAGCAAACCTTGGGTCATAGGAAAAGGAGGACCAGGGTGAAATTTGCCATCAAAAACATTTGGATTATCGAATTCAAACCTAGATATCCCAATTGCAGGTGAGATATGATACCAGTTATACCACTAAGCCATATTTCAGACTGTGTTTACTCAACTTGATGTTAGAGTTTCAATTTCACATTGCGGCACAGGAGATGAAGGCAGAAAGTAGAGGAAGGATGGGATTAGAGTTAACCATCAATAATAAAAGCTGCCAAGAAGCCAGTTGGCTAAAATATGGTAGAAGGATAAAAACCTGGATAGCAGAGAAATTATAGAAGGAATGGagaagagaaggaagtggaaaagtgtggacatggagaaaagcaaaagggaaaggagaaaagcaaaatggggaaacaaataattgattacaaCGTGAAACTGAGAGTAGTTATGCAGTTGACGGAAAAGGCAGTGTgagaaatggaaacattttcagcAGGAAAGAGGCAAAGTTAAAGTCATAAGTCATTATCAGACGGCAAAGAAATGCAAGCCATGTCAAAAGTTAAGGCATAATATATGGAAGGATCTTATCTGAGCATCCCATGGTCAGAGTAAATGGAAGTAGGTAGTATGTGGAGGATATGTAAAATAGCAGGAAAAAGCCAGGAAGATTAAATATAGTGGACATAATTGCTGTGGAATGTATGGAAATTGTATAAGAaatccttatgaaaatatttagtggcagattggagggataggcaatTCATTCATAGTTTGTACAAGGCCCAGACTATTGAAATGAGGGTAGAGGATGGAGAATCAGGGTGGGCAGACATTGGCCAAGGGGCGAGGCAAGACTCGTCATTGCTTTTTAATGTGTAGACTCATGAAATGGTAAGAGAGGCCTGGGATGAGATGGAAGCTGGAGTTAATATGATGGTAGATACGCTTAAATCAGTTCATTATCCAGTCAACAAGTGGCTGTAGGCTATGGTGGATGTGTTTGACAAGCATTGTGAGGTATATGGCATGATAATGAATCTCCAGAAAACGGTAGGTAAGAAGAATGTAGTTATGCAGTTTTGAATAGGATCACGAGCTAGGAATGTAAGACTTGGGACAAGGGAGATgagcaaaaacttgagcaggtagagcaattcaactatttgagcTGCGCATTAGCGGGCAACAGACACTGCATGAGGACACCAGAAAGAGAACTGCATTAGCAAAAGAGACATTCACGAACGGGAAAGTGCTGTTGAGAGGTGATTGAGTTAAAGTTATGGGAAAGGCTAGTAACCATCAATAATAAAAGCTGCCAAGAAGCCAGTTGGCTAAAATATGGTAGAAGGATAAAAACCTGGATAGCAGATAAATTATGGaaggaatggaggagagaaggaagtggaaaagtgAGACACGGAGAAAAgcaaaagggaaaggagaaaagcaaaatggggaaacaaataattgattacaatGTGAAACTGAGAGTAGTCTTGAGAGAGATTTGGAGTCTAATGCTTTACGAGTTGGAAACATGGACGctaaagaaggaggacgagagaaggctggaggcttttgagatgtgggtgtggaaaagaatggagaaattgaagtggacggagaggaggaggaatgacaaagagctggtcatggtgggtgaggagaggcagcttccatAAGAAATATAGAggggacagaaggtttggatggtgAAAGTTTTGAAGCAGGGAAGGgtggttgaaaacagttttagagaaGGGGAGAATGCTGTGTAAATGTGGGAGATGGAGGAAGCAAAGAATATGtttaggtaaaatgaaagggagtttgccttattttgaattattattattatagtattctaccgattaaggtaggtttccatggagtacgcaagaagtgatctgggagcctccctttccttccagcactgccttctttaactcacagtaaggcctactctctttcaatctatctaaaaatcctattcttctccttcccctccctcgtttccctaacattctagcctctagcaccattttcaacatcccctccccgataagcactaactccatccataccttctgtctcctccgtatctcatctaaaagctgcctctcctcgccaaccatatccagcacttggtcgttccttttcctctccgtccatttcaccctctcccatcttctccatacccacatctcgattgcctccaatcttctctcgtcttctttccttagggtccacgtttccgcaccgtagagagctacactccagatcaaactcttcactaaccttttctttaaagtcttacataacgatcctcttagaagctggATAATGAACTGATGTAAACTTAGTCAGTAGATAACTTCAATGATAACTACGAATTGTGGGGTTAGCTCTGAAATGGACTACACCATTGGTGTAGCTTCTTGGAAGTCCACATTCCTTTGAATTTTGGACATCTTGCATTGATCTTTGATGGATCCCAACGGCCCAAATGAAGCAACTAGTACGATGAACCTTGGTAATTTGCTATGGAACCCAATGATCCAGGGTCGCCACTGTGGCCTGAAAAACCAAAGATCTGTGGTTTCATTTGTGGGACCCGGGAATTTTGTGCTTTTGCacttaatattaatttcaccGCGTTTAACTAAGCAAAGATTCAACTACCATGAAAAGTGTTTACGTCATTGATGAACTAAGAAAAAATAGAAGCTCTGGgggttaaataaatattctgtaacTTTGTATGTTCCACACAACATTATTACGTAAACCTAACCTTGTTTTAACTGTCGCATGTCATTCTCAAGAGGTTATACACTTTATTACTATGTTGTATTAATCTGTCATTCCATAGTCTTTTATTATATGCCATTATCATGAGGTGTTTCATCTTGAGAATGATATGTGAGGGCTGAAACTGGTTTAGGTTTATCTAGTATGATTATGTGGAATTTACTATGTTCCAAGATATTTGCCAGCAGATGTAAGGTGCCACAAAGTAAACTTATAAACCGTGAAAGATATAAATAGGGGAGGGTTCGCACGCCTACTTGTAAAAAGCACATGGAAATAAGTGTTTGATTCTCCTCACACAGGATGGTCAGTCTGTGGTGGGAAGGTGTCGTGGCAAATGCGGAGCCTGCCACCCAGCAGATGAGGTGGCCTCGATGAGATGGAGGTGGCCTCCGTGGGCAATAAACAATATCCACGCTTGTGTCTTCAGGCAGGGGCAGCAGGAAGATGTTGCTCAGCcactaaatacattaaaatcattgtcgTCATGCATGAATGTGATCGATGAACACACGCCATTGGAACGATGGCATGGTGAAAGATGAAGTTAGGGAGATGAAGTGAAGCCGAGCAGGTCTCGAGCTTTCAAGACCCCCTCGTTGGAATTCTTGGTGTGAAAGGAATGTTTGAAGGAACATTATCATCTGTAAAGAATTCCACCTCCGTAATAACTTATTATAGGGTGCAGTTAGTCATATCAGTTTTATTGGTGGTATCAATTcatgtttatatatttcaattgatattgCTGATTTCACTGGAATACTCGATTTGATCAGAAAATAAACACACTGCCACTAaatcaatagggtggcttcctattattattttattgcctaaatcgaaagattattactccttgagtacgtatttatcgcttttacatttttaaaggacgatatctatttttcgcgattaaatgaaaagtgaaaaatttcaaacgcgcgaaaacgcgacgcgtaagtaggaatgatgggaaaaaggccgtgcgacgcatttctggttccccctcccgccttgtgaggtgatcttgatcgaggctctgagcgctgataggacgcaggatgctagcggatagctgagtaccttgctggcttgtagcgcttggcttaaaaaaggtttattaataccttatcaaacgaagaaaactttccgaccttatccagttttaatacgtgattattaagacacgtttctctgagctctgtgcctcatgcatgcattggtagcctcagacgatgtataactcctatcttctcctatagaaactaggtccctgtgacgtcacgtggactggaatcgcatgggcgccaatctggcttttatcaaatgaggttaaaattgaccattaacatttgtctaaactgggatttcaaaaaccaaataatttgtgtattatgaatacactaatggtgggtaacgatttgcaatcaatgcctttcgttttctttgatgaaggaaactagcctattgcAGCACAGGAGTAAATTTTGTGagcataaatgtaatttcaaacatAAGTTTTATTTCAAGTATATTCTTAAGCTCATGATGTGATTGTGTTAGTGACTGTTTTGAGCATATGAaggtttttacatatttatgttgatttatgttgaaaaatattcctaatgtttggcagttattattaaaatgtccACTTGAGTTATGCCTCTATGATCAAACATGTGTAAAAATCCAGTTTAAGATGCAGGGGCATTGATTCCCTAGCGTGCATACGCACAATTTTCATCGGAGTCAGGCAAGTGGTATGAGCATTATCTCAAAACAATGCGTAACCGaactattgattgtaaatatttgcatatttgcaTTCTTTGTGTGattcaattatgatatgaaaTTGATCCACGTCTTATTCTGAAATCATCTGTgctttttatccattaaaacagTGCCATCGGGCCAATCTATTAGCTAcgtttttttacacttttacttttttctgcttcatgtagcttttgtaattatttttttagtatctgtcatggTTTAACATACCTGTTAGTATTGAGggcacctgaaaaaaataattaccttcagaaaatgcatatattaggcttttgttttactaatttttaagtgcattcCTGCGAATTTGCCAACGAAACCCTGGCATTCATCACTATACGGCAGTCACTTAGAGCGTTGATTTGATTGCCGTTGCTAGCAAAGAAACATGCCTAAAGCTCATGAATGCTTAcagggaattaatatttttgtatgttgtgAATATTGATCTAAAAAAATGCTGAGGCCATGtccttaatgtaaaaaaatctgggATCACAGTATAATTTGTGTGTTTAACATTTTAGAGATATGTATTCCAAAGTCAaattgcattgataaaattaCATATATAAGAGAGGGCCTTATCTGATACTAATTTATTGCTGAGTATCTATTGTGACAGCGGTGCCAAATTGAGAttgatgtgatttttaaaatcataatttaactaTAAAAGAATCTTTAAATCTTACAAAGAAGTgttcttttccttcaaattaaattcaatttcctAAATTGTATTTAACAAAAGAACAAAGGAGGCAGTGCTATAACCCACGTGGTTTATTGCACTGCCTCCTTTGTTCAACAGGTCATTTTCAtgtatgcaaaaatttcattatccttttcaccttttttattttacctatttttcatcTTTCTGGGCAGTAATTATCCTATTCAAATGTAGATGTGTTAGTTACtgcttattcatttttatagaactataaaaatttcgaaaattactCTTTGCTCATGCATCATTGAACTGTATTATAGGTATGCATTAAAGAAAGTCTTTGTGAAATATGATGTTAAGTAACGTTACTGTTtgttccattgaaatgaatgtatctggtgaatttaaatattgccatatttgttattattgataAGTATTACGATGTTCATGTAGAGTTTTTGAAATATCTGAGGCATGCACAAAATGTCTGTGCTTCAgcagaaaattgattttgaaagatTCTCTTTGTgtagaaaatttgttttggactatatttatcaattttgtctCCTCCTCTAATATATCTAATTATCTGTTTTCACTGTTggaaactgatatttaaaatgcatCTGCAACTATGAACTTACAATTCAAGTGGTGATTTCCTATTTATGAAAGGAGATTTGGCAAAAAGTCTGTCTTTATCTGTCTATTATCTGTCCCATTGTGAAAGATTAGGTCGAACAGATTATATGTtgatatttaaattgtaaataaatttgtttaatttatatcATTGTCATGTTGTAATCCTGTAAAAAAACTCTTGTTAtaaaagcttataaaataaaaaaataaaaaagcttataaaagcttataaaattgtaattaatagaattttgcctatttactttttccatgcatattgttgggtaatttttttagccaagaaattgcaatatatatttattctatgcaaTGCTTATTATTCCATCTTACAAAGATAATATCCATTGAAAACCATTGccctggaaataataatttttggagtaCCTGTTGTAAGTGGCTAGTTGGTTGTTTTTAAGTGATGTATCTTTTTTGGGAATGTTTAGCTGGGGAATATTagctaataatatttattatttaaaatttatatgattcCAGAGTGACTATGAATTGGATTGAAAAACAAGCAAAGAGTGATCATTTCaggtgtatattttttgtaagatttttaaaatttatgatggcTGTCGTTCAGATAAGTGTACAGTAAAAACCAGAGGCAAGTTTCCCATTGAGAATTTCATACAATGTTAATTTTCTATGAGTACTTTGGAGTTTTTCTTCATGCATGATAATGTCGAAATTTGATAAGTTGTCTCTTCATATAGGTATGTAACTACCATATTGACAtaactatgtattttttatagttaatataattattgcaatatgcaTGGAGAAAGCTATTCTGTCCCCATTACATTATTAGCTGTCCGGTGAATGTTGTAATAATGAAAAGGTGTGGAGTAACATAACATAACTGTCTTCAATTTAAACTAAAGTGTAGCAATGAAAATCGTAGCACTTCCacgattaaccctttcactgctgtggacgtacctagtacgtccgcacggcagactgcggtggacgttctttttcttcctcctcgccatgcggtcagcactttcgccgaagcacttcgaagggacccactaatcaaggaccctttcctcgacgaactcacccacgcaggaccgtctcatcggccctaccagcgggggccctacctccggaaaagtgaccgctctgactgcaatttgaaaatcaatcaatcaatccgatcatcacaatatgatcgttttcatcgcactcctgccaatcaagcaatcaagtacgtctttgaaacgtgtttctgcgatgaaaaataatgattttgttaactttgatataatggccgtt encodes:
- the LOC124155311 gene encoding A disintegrin and metalloproteinase with thrombospondin motifs 9-like, which produces MTFARQIHGTRDYSYSSLDYPQGRFSINLKGTGLRVHSSIGRGSGAAVHVSRKDDGQSVVGRCRGKCGACHPADEVASMRWRWPPWAINNIHACVFRQGQQEDVAQPLNTLKSLSSCMNVIDEHTPLERWHGER